From the genome of Anopheles funestus chromosome 2RL, idAnoFuneDA-416_04, whole genome shotgun sequence:
aaaaagcagtgtCTTAATTATAAGAAAAGCTTGTCTCAAGAGAAGGACGATTAATGCTTTCACGAAAATTTATGACtgttggttattttttcttcttctttctttcgttgtgAAAATCTAAAAAGCTTTTTTGCACCACACGTTCCCTCTGTATGTACGAttttgtgtgggttttttttacaatataatatgacatcatttgttttatttcttagcGCAATGAATGGCATGTTGAATTCCGCAAGgtgaatgttttattacatttttaatgtatgaatttttctttttagaacGCTGAAGGACAACTGTTTAAAAAGtataataatttttactttaactgctaaaaatataatatatgGCATACGTAATTCATGCCATCCATAATGAGCGGTCCTTTATTATCTTGATAAATGGTTCAGTCTTTGAGGTTTTCAAATGTTCGAGTTATAATcgaccagaagttattggttCGGTGGTTCgaacgataaaaaagaaagcaatttattgcaatacCCTTGTAACAGCAAAAGGAATATCTTTATGCGATCTTTTTATCGATGAGGGGTTCGAATACTCTTTGGATCCGATCATTTCAGCGGTCTAGATGAAGTTGCAGTGGTAGTGATAAAACTTGTATCGAAATTATGTAGACATAGAGGTAAAGAAAGAGAACACGTTGCAAGTATTTCTAGATACTTTATTGATAAGTTTGATTAACTTCGTGAATTTCAAAAGtccaacattaaaaaatacatcttACCTGGGTTTTAATAACATGTAAATGTGATGTTCGACATGCTGAACTGACTATTCTGCTATGGAAAAACTGAAGTTATCGATCGTTAATCAATAGGAGATACTAAACGATCGTTCACTTAATGAATGatttctaattttttgtttcatataaCCTATACAGCCTTGAACATCAGTAGTGTGTAGCATGCGGACTTAACAATTTTCTGATCATACTtatttgttgaataattttctaaATTCTGAAGCATGGTTTAAAGCTACTCACGTAGTAACttatgtaaattaattaataactaACTTAGGTTATTTGTGTgcttgggagaaaaaaataaagtgaaGAATTCTGACTCATCTATTATCAATTAAAGTAGTATATACGGTAATGACTTTAAAACTCTTTAAATATGGGGGTAACTCTCAATCTGAAAAACTTTACCTAAAAGAAAGTTAAGACTCTGTCAACAGAATTCGATTCTATCAAACCAACAAAGCATCgtttgaagatgaaaaatattgttttcacaACCAAACCACTGGCATAATTCAGGAACTAGTCTATAAAATTAAGTCCTAATGTTGATGAGCTCATGGGTAAACCAACGTGTTTCATGAATAATGGTTTCATACAAAGATTGACCGTGAACTTACCAGTGCACGCATTAGcaccaaattgaacattgaaTGTCGTACTTCCACCACTGATTTGCTCACCGTTGAATACAATCTGTGACCATTTCTTAAAATGGAACCCTACCCAACGACGTGACTGCTGGTCCGGACACATTTCGTTCGAAAGCCAACGGACTGTAGACCAACGCAGCAATTGGTAGTCAGGGATTTACCTTGGAAGCAAAACAGGTAAACTGTAAtgtgtttttcggttttccaTACGTGTATGGCCTTCCGCATGCACTAATTGAAGTGAGACTATTAACATAAAGCGTGTGCACGAGCACGAGTGTGTATGGTGCATGACATAGGCCCAATGGATGACACACCTCCCACATGCGCGTATGTCCAACCAGGCTGAAAGGTTTGCCGAAAGGAGAAGAGTTGTTTGATAATTCAATCACAAACTGTTCACATCTCGTTTCATTTCCGTCGCTTGATTCCGCCCGGAGATGGTCAGATTTCCCGGCAAATTACGCGGAAGCTCAGTCAGAGCATggagagtgaaaaatgatgttCCGTGTTTGCTGGCATAACAGCTGTGTTCAGCTTTCGTTTTCGATTCGAGGTTGAAAGGGgtccttttttcttgtttgtttgtttgtttgtggtttcATTTCCTAAACGATCTACGTTTTATGTTCGTGATGAAGGTTTCAGCAAATTTAACACAAGTCACCATTTTGAAGTGTCCTCTCACTGACGCCTGCTCGTAGACCGAGTGTGTTGTGTGCagagtgtgtctgtgtgggtGTATGCGTCCATGTTGACTCTCGTTCTACGGAAGTGACAACTCAGTGGTAAAACTGCGTGCGTTGTAAACGACGAACCCCACCCGGTTCGAAGGGTTTCAACGTTTACATCATGGCCGGACCGTTTACTGGCCCGTCGACGACACAGACACCCATGGTGTCGGTAGCAGGAGTTGGTGCCGGATTGCTGAACAAGTTGGATCGTCTAGCCGGTTCGACCGTGTTACACGAGGCTCGGGTTTATCCGGTGACCGTACCATCGGCCGGATACCGACCTTCGCCGGGTCTTAACAATGTGTCCGAAATGAGCTCATCAATGCCGGGCGCAACCTCACCAACCGTTCTGACGACCGTCGTACAGACGGATGATTTCGTCGTCCTGCCAGGTACCTTCAAGTTGGGAAGTGAAATTTTCCGTGATCGATTCTATTCGTTGTGTTAGCtccaaaagaaaatcattacaAAAGCAAACGACGCCTAGGGATGTGTCTAGGAAATAATTCTAATTTTTCacaatatccttttttcttcggttCCATTTTCCAGGGCCAGAGGATGTGCTGCTGCTCAACACAACCACTGGACTGTACCAGCAATCGGTGACGCTAACCGCACGAATGTATCCGATTGAGGCCACGGCGGCAAAGTCGATCTGGGGCCTACCGACGCTGATCTGGGGTATATTGATCGGAACGGTCGTGATACTGATACTGATCCTAGCGACACTGTTCTTCTGCTGCTGGGTGCAGCCACGGACGCGTAAACTACTCAACTCGAGCTACTACACAACCACCGCCAACAACGGACACGGTACGTGcattattttcatctttttttatcCCATTCTTATGTTTTTTATCTTTGAGCTTTTGAAGTAACTTTGAATTAAaggaaaatttcatatttttaaatgcttcATAATACCTTCTTCTTACGTCGTGATTTGGCTCTCGATCGTAAGGGTTAACGCGAATTATTATCGATTGATCGATATCAAACAGATCGATGCATATCTACGCTgggatgtgtgtttttcgaTAAGTGTTTTTTGTAGTAGAATATTTGTGAATAATATGTTCTTACATTCGCTGAACAATGCTTAATGCTTTGCTTTCAATAAGTAAGGCAAAAGATTCTATAACCTTGAAAATCTCCTAAAGCTATAGTCttaccttttttgggaaattttagaaaaaaaaaatataaattgatttttcttttcactcaaataatgctttaaacaaaaaaagaacaaaaaaagaataacctttttttgggaaattttagaaaaaatttttaaattgatttattttaatgcgaatcggttgaaatatgtttcttttcactcaaatactgctttaaacaaagaaagaataaaaaaagattaaaaaataaaaaaattctaaaaatttgaaaatttcctagcCTTACCGTTCTTTGggaaattttagaaaaaaattataaattgatttattttattgcgaattggttgaaataagtttcttttcactcaaataatgctttaaacaaaaaaaaattaaaactaacaaaaaaatttaaaaaaatctgaaaatttgaaaattttctaagccttatctttttttgagtaatttagtaaaattttataaattgatgtattttattgcgaatttgttgcaataagtttcttttcactcaaataatgctttaaacaaaaaaaaattaaaactaacaaaaaaatttaaaaaaatctgaaaatttgaaaattttctaagccttatctttttttgagtaatttagtaaaattttataaattgatgtattttattgcgaatttgttgcaataagtttcttttcactcaaataatgctttaaattaaaaaagaataaaaaatcataaaaaaatttcaaaaaaattttccactcaaaaatttcataaggggtaccccttacgttttttttgagaaattttgcaaaaaaaaattaaattgatttattttaatgccaattggttcaaataagtatattttcactctaataatactttaaatttaaaaaaaaaataaaaatcagaaaataaataaattataaaaatttgaaaataaggctcacttttgcaccaaattttggctataagtcggtcggtatccaacgaatcgccaatctttaacctgtggtcgatagatggcaccaatggctacattttcttcttggacggccatgcccccagatgtctgtgccagaagttattcgaggaaccatgttccttaccctgtttgagaaaatgtaaaattttcttcatttttgagtaatttagcaaaatttttaaatgtgatatattttattgcaaatttgttgcaataagtttcttttcactcaaataaagctttaaattaaaaaaagaataaaaaatcagaaaaaaaattcaaaaaatttttccactcgaaaatttcataaggcttaccccttacgttttttttgagaaattttgcaaaaaaaaattaaattgatttattttaatgccagttggttgcaatgtggttcttttcactcaaataatgctttaaataaaaaaaagagagaaaaataataaaaaatgctataaatttgcaatctcctaagcagaggcggattccgtttcatgtccttgccgatcGCTGTTCGCTTatggtttgatagttaggcagagcgagcagtatattcatttggctagtttgggtattgtacacatatATTCcattcaactcactcgcacattttcgtttcaactcacgtatttactctttttgcaactcgattcaccacggctacatgcttacacactcatgagtgagtaagtgaataAAGAGTCGCAAAAATTCCGagtcgtggtgagtgaacaaGACTTGTTCAATACAacatttcaactcactatctcactcttagtCACTTTGCACGTCTCTAGCTAGGTGTACAAAATGTTAAACGAATGATAAATTTTTCCGTATAAACAAGAATTGAAATCGAACAGCAACATTACAAGTGGAGATATACACTCAGAGAGTCGGAGAAAAGATAATAAAGAGGGGTATTTtaaaggaagaaaggaaaagtttcaaaaggaagaaatagtCACCCTATAACTTCCATTAAAACTTTACTTTGGAGGACAACGTAATGTAATTTTTGTCACTTGATTGACAACGATTTAGCTATATCTTTCCATCATTCTTTTCTCTGGGGAAAGGTGAAGGCACAAAATTTGATTTTCCTCACTTTCATTAACCAATTTGTAGGGCGGTTAAAATTAATCTTTTCTCATTATTGGAGGGATCGAatcgaccttttttttcgaggtGTTTGGAACACAAATGAACATAAAGTCAGATTTGTTTAAGAAATTTTATAACTCTTCGTTGATTCTTTTCTGAAAAGAATGTGAACCTTCGTACTGTTAACAATACGTTTGgcaagttttaaattttatctatttttatattaatattttagattcatgtttataaatttgtttctaTCGTTACAGCTTCCCAGAGCTCGATTGTAGCCAAATCGTGTACCAGCAGCGACTCGAATCAACTAGTGATGCCCCTCTCGATCGGCATCTGCCCACCACAGTACAGTGCACCGCCACCGCCCTCCAACAGCACGACCACCAACACCCCGCAGCACACCGCAGCAAGTGGTAGCAACAGTTCGCTACATCATGCTTCCCATCCTGCAGGCGGATGTGCACATCATACCTGTAGCGCCGTCACAACTGCCGCAAGCCAGCAATGCACCATGGCTTCCGGGGGGCAGGACTATAGCCATGTAAAATATGGCAGCTCGCCACAGCAGTACGCCTCCCAGCAGTacgcacatcatcatcatcatacgcagcaacagcagcagcagcagcagcaccatcaaTATCAATGCATACAttatcagcagcaacaacaacagcagcaacaatacaatcagcagcatcatcatcatcaacagcaaccgc
Proteins encoded in this window:
- the LOC125763828 gene encoding G-box-binding factor-like isoform X1; the encoded protein is MAGPFTGPSTTQTPMVSVAGVGAGLLNKLDRLAGSTVLHEARVYPVTVPSAGYRPSPGLNNVSEMSSSMPGATSPTVLTTVVQTDDFVVLPGPEDVLLLNTTTGLYQQSVTLTARMYPIEATAAKSIWGLPTLIWGILIGTVVILILILATLFFCCWVQPRTRKLLNSSYYTTTANNGHASQSSIVAKSCTSSDSNQLVMPLSIGICPPQYSAPPPPSNSTTTNTPQHTAASGSNSSLHHASHPAGGCAHHTCSAVTTAASQQCTMASGGQDYSHVKYGSSPQQYASQQYAHHHHHTQQQQQQQQHHQYQCIHYQQQQQQQQQYNQQHHHHQQQPQQQHVQLHTHHVHGQQQYSPYNQHQYYHHPSTQQQQQQQQYLHYQQHQQQHHQQQREHHHQHHQQQQQQPQQLQHQHHQSSSGHNHQSQQGQLVHTQLHKSMWAINPLYASSGVIVDENDVDTNTTYRTRSLPSWGKNKQRPLSNADDLEELYAKVNFSKKRRNRMRNDEAAIIALCRSRSQNLAALPLATDQDAVVVYDERTAL
- the LOC125763828 gene encoding G-box-binding factor-like isoform X2, with the protein product MYPIEATAAKSIWGLPTLIWGILIGTVVILILILATLFFCCWVQPRTRKLLNSSYYTTTANNGHASQSSIVAKSCTSSDSNQLVMPLSIGICPPQYSAPPPPSNSTTTNTPQHTAASGSNSSLHHASHPAGGCAHHTCSAVTTAASQQCTMASGGQDYSHVKYGSSPQQYASQQYAHHHHHTQQQQQQQQHHQYQCIHYQQQQQQQQQYNQQHHHHQQQPQQQHVQLHTHHVHGQQQYSPYNQHQYYHHPSTQQQQQQQQYLHYQQHQQQHHQQQREHHHQHHQQQQQQPQQLQHQHHQSSSGHNHQSQQGQLVHTQLHKSMWAINPLYASSGVIVDENDVDTNTTYRTRSLPSWGKNKQRPLSNADDLEELYAKVNFSKKRRNRMRNDEAAIIALCRSRSQNLAALPLATDQDAVVVYDERTAL